A portion of the Ruficoccus amylovorans genome contains these proteins:
- the tnpA gene encoding IS66 family insertion sequence element accessory protein TnpA encodes MDLELVDTGAKRDSRGRRIESREERERLLESYDGSGLTQKAFARREGVAYNTLVYWLKQRRERSQAGGGVESKPLFHEMTVPSCGASLLEVCLPEGLILRGGDAQSLAALVKALRC; translated from the coding sequence ATGGATTTGGAGTTGGTGGATACGGGGGCGAAGCGCGACAGTCGGGGTCGTCGGATCGAGAGTCGTGAGGAGCGTGAGCGTTTACTTGAGAGCTACGATGGGAGCGGATTGACGCAGAAGGCCTTTGCGCGGCGCGAGGGAGTGGCCTACAACACGCTGGTGTACTGGCTCAAGCAGCGTCGCGAGCGCAGTCAGGCAGGTGGAGGCGTCGAGTCTAAACCTCTTTTCCATGAGATGACGGTGCCGTCCTGCGGGGCCTCTTTGTTGGAGGTATGTTTGCCGGAGGGGCTGATCTTGCGCGGGGGCGATGCGCAGTCGCTGGCGGCATTGGTCAAGGCGTTGCGATGCTGA